One Williamsia phyllosphaerae DNA segment encodes these proteins:
- a CDS encoding AbrB family transcriptional regulator — translation MMRWSGLVLLTALASVGLELLSVPSAALFAGLVIAAALALAGLAPRSRGAEPPMPRPFGLAAQGVLGVYIGTMVSPDVLTGLGSAWIPVVVVAVGTLALSVVGGALLGLHRKVDPLTGSLALVAGGASGLVALTRELGGDERMVAVIQYVRVGLVTVTMPIVATVVFGAHTGSGSGSGGGITESVLGTDGLGPQMWGLLLMAVCMGVGITLGRLVRLPAAGLLGPLVLTVVAELTGIAGSAAVPLVLVTLGYAIIGWQAGLGFTMDSLRAIGRVLPYAVGLIIAIGVGSAGLGVLLSLWTGESMFDSYLATTPGGIYAVLAAAAAAGSNITFVVAAQIVRVLLMLFIAPAAARLYQRFRNRNVVDEPEMADSTT, via the coding sequence CTGATGCGATGGTCGGGACTGGTCCTACTCACCGCCCTCGCGTCGGTCGGTCTCGAGTTGTTGTCGGTCCCGTCGGCGGCCCTGTTCGCCGGACTCGTGATCGCAGCCGCCCTGGCGCTGGCCGGCCTCGCCCCCCGATCACGGGGCGCCGAGCCCCCGATGCCCCGACCGTTCGGCCTCGCCGCGCAGGGTGTCCTCGGCGTCTACATCGGCACGATGGTCTCCCCCGACGTCCTCACGGGTCTCGGCTCCGCGTGGATTCCGGTCGTGGTGGTCGCGGTGGGAACCCTGGCGTTGTCGGTGGTCGGTGGCGCGCTGCTCGGATTGCATCGCAAGGTAGACCCGCTGACCGGATCGCTGGCCCTGGTCGCGGGCGGCGCCTCGGGACTGGTCGCCCTCACCCGCGAACTCGGTGGCGACGAGCGCATGGTCGCGGTCATCCAGTACGTCCGCGTAGGGCTGGTGACGGTCACCATGCCGATCGTCGCGACGGTCGTGTTCGGCGCCCACACCGGTTCCGGATCGGGATCCGGCGGCGGCATCACCGAGTCGGTCCTGGGCACCGACGGCCTCGGCCCGCAGATGTGGGGCCTGCTGCTCATGGCGGTGTGCATGGGCGTCGGCATCACCCTCGGACGCCTCGTCCGACTTCCCGCCGCCGGCCTGCTCGGCCCGCTGGTGTTGACGGTCGTCGCAGAGTTGACCGGCATCGCCGGGTCGGCCGCGGTACCCCTGGTCCTGGTGACGCTCGGTTACGCGATCATCGGCTGGCAGGCCGGACTCGGGTTCACCATGGACAGCCTCCGCGCCATCGGCCGCGTCCTGCCGTATGCGGTGGGGCTGATCATCGCGATCGGCGTCGGCAGCGCGGGTCTCGGCGTCCTGCTCAGCCTGTGGACCGGCGAATCCATGTTCGACTCCTACCTCGCGACCACCCCCGGCGGTATCTACGCGGTTCTTGCGGCCGCGGCCGCAGCCGGATCGAACATCACCTTCGTGGTCGCCGCACAGATCGTCCGGGTCCTGTTGATGCTGTTCATCGCGCCCGCTGCGGCACGGCTCTACCAGCGCTTCCGCAACCGAAATGTCGTCGACGAACCCGAGATGGCCGACTCGACGACGTGA
- a CDS encoding MarR family winged helix-turn-helix transcriptional regulator yields the protein MTAIDTDEATRLREAIMSVARAARLHRGDHGLTLTQVTVLGYLDRSGTTTVADLAARMHVRVQSLTVSMNKLDDAAFIVRRTDPDDRRRQLVELTEAGRELLLDDRAKRDEWLAQAMADNLDETERGLVMLCAPILERLAADRVGQLMPRVGS from the coding sequence ATGACGGCGATCGATACCGACGAGGCGACCCGGTTGCGCGAGGCGATCATGTCGGTGGCGCGCGCCGCTCGCCTCCACCGCGGCGACCACGGCCTGACGCTCACGCAGGTCACGGTGCTGGGTTACCTCGACCGGTCCGGGACCACCACCGTGGCCGACCTCGCCGCCCGCATGCACGTCCGGGTGCAGTCGTTGACCGTCAGCATGAACAAGCTCGACGACGCCGCGTTCATCGTGCGACGCACCGATCCGGACGACCGTCGCCGCCAACTCGTCGAACTCACCGAGGCTGGCCGGGAACTGCTCCTCGACGACCGGGCGAAACGCGACGAGTGGCTGGCGCAGGCCATGGCGGACAACCTCGACGAGACCGAGCGCGGGCTGGTCATGCTGTGCGCACCGATCCTCGAGCGGCTCGCCGCCGATCGCGTGGGACAACTGATGCCGCGCGTAGGATCGTGA
- a CDS encoding molybdopterin-dependent oxidoreductase: MPGSPENLSAGPSHGKPVGRRIFLGLVGLGAVGVVAGSEAQNALSRWLAPVMANDPTGLVALLPLGDTFRFYSVVGSVDRRDASDYSLTVGGEVATPATYSLTDLQRMPQTNLTETFHCVTGWRVPDVPWTGVRLSTLIDRAAPRSGATAVRFRSFDGTYTESLPLDKARRADCLVALRMLDAPVTHDHGGPVRMYVGGQYGYKSTKWLSGIELTTEEIPGYWERRGYELDGTIDE, from the coding sequence ATGCCCGGCTCACCCGAGAACCTGAGCGCAGGCCCGTCGCACGGAAAACCGGTGGGACGCCGCATCTTCCTCGGTCTCGTCGGGCTCGGCGCCGTCGGTGTCGTGGCGGGATCCGAGGCCCAGAACGCCCTGTCGCGCTGGCTTGCGCCGGTGATGGCCAACGACCCGACCGGACTCGTCGCGCTCCTCCCGCTCGGCGACACCTTCCGGTTCTATTCGGTGGTCGGGTCGGTGGACAGGCGCGACGCCTCCGACTACAGCCTGACCGTCGGCGGCGAGGTGGCGACACCCGCGACGTACTCGCTGACCGATCTGCAGCGGATGCCCCAGACGAACCTCACCGAGACATTCCACTGCGTGACCGGCTGGCGGGTCCCCGATGTCCCGTGGACCGGCGTGCGGTTGTCGACCCTCATCGATCGCGCCGCCCCACGCTCCGGCGCCACCGCGGTCCGGTTCCGATCGTTCGACGGCACGTACACCGAAAGCCTTCCGCTGGACAAGGCTCGTCGTGCCGACTGTCTTGTCGCGCTACGGATGCTCGACGCCCCGGTGACCCACGACCACGGTGGGCCGGTGCGCATGTACGTGGGTGGGCAGTACGGGTACAAGAGCACCAAGTGGCTGTCCGGGATCGAGCTGACGACCGAGGAGATCCCCGGTTACTGGGAGAGGCGCGGGTATGAGCTCGACGGCACCATCGACGAGTGA
- a CDS encoding cytochrome b/b6 domain-containing protein → MSSTAPSTSDLPRFGRTARAVHWSVTVLMIVCIVTALFLYVSSLAILVGNRHLIEIVHVYAGFALPVPLILGLASPGYRDDLRRLNRFLPTDWKWLRTKTRRDGTIPVGKFNAGQKLNGALQAGSIVVLFGTGVLMYFPSLVGLSYRSGATFAHDWFALGVGILVLGHIAMAMGDPEARRGMRTGSVPEWWAQTEHGAWADEMTAGDSKPDPESSRG, encoded by the coding sequence ATGAGCTCGACGGCACCATCGACGAGTGACCTCCCGCGCTTCGGCCGGACGGCCCGCGCGGTGCACTGGTCGGTGACGGTTCTGATGATCGTCTGTATCGTCACCGCGTTGTTCCTCTACGTCTCCTCGCTGGCGATCCTCGTCGGAAACCGCCACCTCATCGAGATCGTGCACGTCTACGCCGGCTTCGCGCTGCCGGTCCCGCTCATCCTCGGGTTGGCGTCGCCGGGCTACCGCGACGACCTCCGTCGGCTCAACCGCTTCCTGCCGACGGACTGGAAGTGGTTGCGCACCAAGACGCGTCGCGACGGAACCATCCCCGTCGGCAAGTTCAACGCCGGGCAGAAACTCAACGGCGCGCTGCAGGCCGGATCCATCGTCGTGTTGTTCGGGACCGGGGTGCTGATGTACTTCCCGAGCCTGGTGGGCCTGTCGTACCGGTCCGGCGCGACGTTCGCCCATGACTGGTTCGCACTCGGGGTCGGGATCCTGGTGCTCGGGCACATCGCGATGGCCATGGGCGACCCCGAGGCGCGGCGCGGGATGCGCACCGGGTCGGTGCCGGAGTGGTGGGCCCAGACCGAACACGGAGCCTGGGCCGACGAGATGACCGCCGGTGACAGCAAGCCCGACCCCGAATCGTCGCGAGGATAG
- a CDS encoding helix-turn-helix transcriptional regulator — MDKQELGAFLRSRRERLRPEDVGLQAGARRRTPGLRREEVAVLAHISTEYYVRLEQGRAPRPSADVLAGIAGALRLTGPESDHLHLLAGTAPNRTGLHSRQVRPSIAELLHRIPTTAGFVMSAAFDVLAWNDLAAALMEDFSARSPDDRNLARKAFLPRATDGETLYGISDAAEFRQSVVMELRTASVRYPDDPSIRALVVELRSGSGEFARLWEHNDVQPPSMLTKTFHHPVVGELTLDCDVLHLADRDQHLVLYTAPVGSAAAANLAFLGALGADGIAAR, encoded by the coding sequence ATGGACAAGCAGGAGTTGGGCGCCTTCCTCCGAAGCCGACGTGAGCGCCTCCGGCCCGAGGACGTGGGGCTGCAGGCGGGAGCTCGGCGACGTACGCCGGGTCTCCGACGCGAGGAGGTCGCCGTGCTCGCGCACATCTCCACCGAGTACTACGTGCGGCTCGAACAGGGCCGGGCCCCACGCCCGTCCGCGGACGTGCTCGCCGGGATCGCCGGCGCGCTCCGGCTCACCGGTCCCGAGTCCGACCATCTTCATCTCCTCGCCGGCACCGCCCCGAACCGAACGGGTCTGCACTCTCGGCAGGTCCGACCGAGCATCGCCGAACTGCTGCATCGCATCCCGACGACCGCCGGGTTCGTGATGTCCGCCGCATTCGACGTACTCGCCTGGAACGATCTCGCCGCAGCGCTGATGGAGGACTTCAGCGCGCGCAGCCCGGACGATCGGAACCTGGCCCGAAAGGCCTTCCTGCCGAGAGCGACCGACGGCGAGACGCTGTACGGCATCTCCGACGCCGCCGAATTCCGGCAGAGCGTGGTGATGGAACTGCGCACCGCATCGGTTCGCTACCCCGATGATCCCTCGATCCGGGCGCTCGTCGTCGAACTACGGAGCGGCAGCGGTGAATTCGCGCGTCTCTGGGAGCACAACGACGTGCAGCCGCCATCAATGCTGACCAAGACCTTCCATCACCCCGTCGTCGGCGAGCTCACCCTCGACTGCGATGTCCTCCACCTCGCCGACCGTGACCAGCACCTGGTGCTCTACACCGCGCCGGTCGGATCTGCTGCTGCTGCAAACCTCGCATTCCTGGGAGCGCTCGGCGCTGACGGGATCGCGGCTCGCTGA
- a CDS encoding SDR family NAD(P)-dependent oxidoreductase: MTNSHDSAPIGLLAGKVIFITGASRGIGAAAAHLFSAEGASVVLAARSTDALDRIVTEIRAAGGVADAVTVDLADAASIRSAVGRVADLHGRLDGAFNNGGIVQQPGPLDTTSDVDIDDQFAVNFRAHWIAMTAEVAVMRTSGGGAIVNTSSVGSRRANPMLPAYGAMKRALNSITESAAVSWAPEGIRVNAITPGGTTTEMMLDWDARSPGVIDATIAASPMGRMASPREVAEAAAWLLSDRASMVTGAILPVDGGAGA; this comes from the coding sequence ATGACGAACTCACACGACAGCGCACCCATCGGACTACTGGCAGGCAAGGTCATCTTCATCACCGGCGCGAGCCGCGGCATCGGTGCCGCCGCGGCCCATCTCTTCTCGGCGGAAGGGGCGTCGGTCGTCCTCGCGGCCCGCAGCACCGACGCACTCGATCGCATCGTCACCGAGATCAGGGCCGCCGGTGGTGTCGCCGACGCCGTCACCGTCGACCTGGCCGATGCCGCGAGTATCCGCAGCGCAGTCGGACGTGTCGCCGACCTGCACGGCCGGCTCGACGGCGCGTTCAACAACGGCGGCATCGTGCAGCAACCAGGTCCGCTCGACACCACCTCAGACGTCGACATCGACGATCAGTTCGCTGTGAACTTCCGGGCGCACTGGATCGCGATGACCGCCGAGGTCGCCGTGATGCGCACCAGCGGTGGTGGGGCGATCGTGAACACCTCGAGTGTCGGCAGTCGCCGCGCCAACCCCATGCTCCCCGCCTACGGCGCCATGAAGCGTGCGCTGAACAGCATCACCGAATCGGCGGCGGTCAGTTGGGCCCCGGAAGGCATCCGTGTCAACGCCATCACCCCCGGCGGCACCACCACCGAGATGATGCTCGACTGGGACGCGCGGTCACCGGGCGTGATCGACGCGACGATCGCGGCGTCCCCGATGGGCCGGATGGCCTCGCCCCGCGAGGTCGCCGAGGCTGCCGCGTGGTTGCTCAGCGACCGTGCCTCGATGGTCACCGGCGCGATCCTGCCTGTCGACGGCGGCGCCGGCGCCTGA
- the menD gene encoding 2-succinyl-5-enolpyruvyl-6-hydroxy-3-cyclohexene-1-carboxylic-acid synthase, with amino-acid sequence MNPSTVQARVIVDEMIRGGVREAVLCPGSRNAPLAFALHAADTAGLLRLHVRIDERTAGYLALGLAMASRQPVPIVMTSGTAVANMSPAVYEANYARVPLVVVSANRPYELLGSGANQTIEQFGIFGTQVRAAISLGLAEQDLDTNSQWRSGVGRVLAAARGARTGNAGPVQFDIPLREPLVPEEGVGPHDGLGEFVGRDGGRPWTTAEVGRLDVPIEIDLTEDTVVVSGHGAGVRAELAQIPTVAEPTAPAPANPLHPLALGLLKPTQAIICGRPTLHRQVSNLLADRGVRVYALTTGPRWPDVSGNVLATGTRAEVSGRCSEEWLKACADVQQRAVGSVDAELDRPGTVTGLHVARVVSAALRPGEQLVVGASNPIRDVALAGRVSPEVRVLSNRGVAGIDGTVSTAIGAALTADDVRTVAFMGDLTFVHDASGLLIGPAEPRPRNLTIVVANDDGGGIFGLLEQGQRRFSGVEYDNAFERVFGTPHRTDLGALCAGFGVTHRRVDLAGLPAALAEESSGLQVIEVPTDRDRLRDLHAAISAGLSS; translated from the coding sequence ATGAACCCGTCCACCGTCCAGGCCCGCGTCATCGTCGACGAGATGATCCGCGGCGGGGTGCGTGAGGCCGTGCTGTGTCCCGGGTCGCGCAACGCGCCGCTGGCCTTCGCCCTGCACGCCGCCGACACCGCGGGCCTACTGCGTCTGCACGTGCGCATCGACGAGCGGACCGCCGGATACCTGGCTCTCGGCCTGGCCATGGCCTCACGGCAGCCCGTCCCGATCGTCATGACCAGCGGCACCGCGGTGGCCAACATGAGCCCTGCGGTCTACGAGGCCAACTACGCCCGCGTCCCGCTGGTGGTCGTCAGCGCCAACCGCCCGTACGAGCTCCTGGGCTCCGGTGCGAACCAGACCATCGAACAGTTCGGCATCTTCGGCACCCAGGTCCGCGCGGCCATCAGCCTCGGCCTCGCCGAGCAGGACCTCGACACCAACAGTCAGTGGCGTTCCGGAGTCGGTCGCGTCCTCGCCGCCGCCCGCGGCGCGCGCACCGGCAACGCGGGCCCGGTCCAGTTCGACATCCCGCTGCGCGAACCCCTCGTGCCCGAGGAGGGCGTCGGCCCGCACGACGGCCTCGGCGAGTTCGTCGGACGCGACGGCGGGCGACCGTGGACCACGGCCGAGGTCGGACGCCTCGACGTGCCGATCGAGATCGACCTCACCGAGGACACCGTGGTCGTCTCCGGACACGGCGCCGGCGTGCGGGCGGAACTGGCCCAGATCCCGACCGTCGCCGAACCCACCGCACCGGCGCCGGCGAATCCACTGCATCCCCTGGCGCTCGGTTTGCTCAAGCCCACGCAGGCCATCATCTGCGGTCGGCCGACGCTGCACCGACAGGTCTCCAACCTGCTGGCCGATCGTGGCGTCCGTGTCTACGCCCTGACCACCGGCCCGCGCTGGCCCGACGTCTCCGGCAACGTCCTGGCCACCGGCACCCGCGCCGAGGTCAGCGGCCGCTGCTCGGAGGAGTGGCTCAAGGCCTGCGCCGACGTGCAGCAGCGCGCGGTCGGATCCGTCGACGCCGAACTGGACCGACCCGGGACGGTGACCGGGCTGCACGTCGCCCGGGTGGTCAGTGCGGCCCTGCGCCCCGGCGAGCAGTTGGTCGTCGGGGCGTCCAACCCCATCCGCGACGTCGCGCTGGCCGGGCGGGTGTCGCCGGAGGTGCGTGTCCTGTCCAACCGCGGGGTGGCCGGCATCGACGGGACGGTGTCGACGGCCATCGGTGCCGCGCTGACGGCCGATGACGTGCGCACGGTGGCGTTCATGGGCGACCTGACGTTCGTCCACGACGCCTCCGGTCTGCTGATCGGTCCTGCCGAGCCGCGGCCGCGCAACCTGACGATCGTCGTGGCCAACGACGACGGCGGCGGAATCTTCGGCCTGCTCGAACAGGGGCAGCGCCGCTTCTCCGGCGTCGAGTACGACAACGCTTTCGAGCGCGTCTTCGGCACACCGCATCGCACCGACCTCGGCGCGCTCTGCGCCGGATTCGGCGTCACCCACCGTCGCGTCGACCTCGCCGGGCTGCCCGCCGCGCTCGCCGAGGAGTCGAGCGGTCTGCAGGTGATCGAGGTGCCCACCGACCGCGATCGCCTCCGCGACCTGCACGCCGCCATCTCCGCCGGGCTCAGCTCATGA
- a CDS encoding DUF3592 domain-containing protein — protein MSPTHLRRTQIGLLIVAGIVTIMMAVMVAGCYRDDASIEDNLATATADVVTAGSTKSTVRFYTPDGQVRSPRLGIFYPTELAVGQRISVEYDSSNPDLVRVAGRDASLSIIPAVSIAGYTWLFVIAVMVLLAEVSRRRRVDPTDTPAATSDATAPA, from the coding sequence ATGTCCCCGACCCATCTCCGACGCACGCAGATCGGCCTGCTGATCGTCGCCGGGATCGTGACGATCATGATGGCCGTGATGGTGGCCGGGTGTTATCGCGACGACGCGTCCATCGAGGACAACCTGGCGACGGCCACCGCCGACGTGGTGACGGCGGGCTCGACCAAGTCGACGGTGCGGTTCTACACCCCCGACGGCCAGGTCCGCAGTCCACGTCTGGGCATCTTCTATCCCACCGAACTGGCTGTCGGACAACGCATCAGCGTCGAGTACGACAGTTCCAACCCTGATCTCGTCCGGGTCGCGGGTCGCGACGCGAGCCTGTCGATCATCCCGGCCGTCTCCATCGCCGGGTACACCTGGCTGTTCGTGATCGCGGTGATGGTGCTGCTGGCGGAGGTCTCACGCCGTCGCCGGGTCGACCCCACCGACACCCCCGCGGCGACCTCGGACGCCACCGCTCCGGCCTGA
- a CDS encoding glycosyltransferase family 4 protein produces MRVAIVAESFLPNMNGVVNSVLRVLDHLERRGHDAMVFAPDTPKGAEPAPREVNGVPVHLVPSMMVPKISSLPVGVPNPSLYRGMAEFAPDVVHLASPFVMGAAGAHAARRLDLPTVAVFQTDVAGFAESYGIGMGARAAWSWTRRLHTACDRTLAPSSVSVKALQDHGIPRVFRWGRGVDIERFNPQRRDDALRAQWSPSGAPIVGFVGRLAPEKHVERLAVLSGRGDRQLVIVGGGPERARLEKLMPDAVFTGELGGVELARAYASMDVFVHPGEHETFCQAVQEAQASGVPVIGPDAGGPKDLISNLRTGYLLDVPTFSRRLPGAVDTLLDSNVGTEFGVAGWRGVQGRTWPVICDQLLGHYDAVLGRAGSLSVHRRTA; encoded by the coding sequence GTGCGAGTGGCAATAGTTGCGGAGAGTTTCCTGCCGAACATGAACGGCGTCGTGAACTCGGTGCTGCGTGTACTCGATCATCTCGAGCGCCGCGGTCACGATGCGATGGTGTTCGCCCCCGACACCCCGAAGGGCGCGGAGCCCGCGCCGCGGGAGGTCAACGGCGTGCCGGTACATCTGGTGCCGTCGATGATGGTGCCCAAGATCTCGTCGCTCCCGGTCGGCGTACCGAATCCGTCGCTGTACCGCGGGATGGCGGAATTCGCGCCCGACGTAGTCCATCTCGCGTCACCGTTCGTGATGGGCGCAGCGGGTGCGCATGCTGCCCGTCGACTCGACCTGCCGACCGTCGCGGTGTTCCAGACCGACGTGGCCGGTTTCGCCGAGAGCTACGGGATCGGCATGGGTGCGCGGGCCGCGTGGTCGTGGACCCGTCGACTGCACACCGCGTGCGACCGCACCCTGGCCCCGTCGTCGGTGTCGGTGAAAGCGCTGCAGGACCACGGGATCCCGCGGGTCTTCCGATGGGGCCGAGGCGTCGACATCGAGCGGTTCAACCCGCAACGCCGAGACGACGCGCTGCGCGCGCAGTGGAGTCCGTCCGGCGCACCGATCGTCGGTTTCGTCGGACGGCTGGCCCCGGAGAAGCACGTCGAGCGCCTCGCGGTGCTGTCGGGACGCGGTGATCGTCAGCTGGTGATCGTCGGCGGTGGCCCCGAGCGCGCCCGGCTCGAGAAGCTGATGCCCGACGCGGTGTTCACCGGAGAGCTCGGCGGCGTCGAACTCGCACGCGCCTACGCGAGCATGGACGTCTTCGTGCACCCCGGCGAGCACGAGACCTTCTGCCAGGCCGTCCAGGAGGCCCAGGCCAGCGGCGTCCCGGTGATCGGACCCGACGCCGGCGGCCCGAAGGACCTGATCTCGAACCTGCGGACCGGTTACCTGCTCGATGTGCCGACCTTCTCCCGGCGGCTGCCCGGCGCGGTCGACACCCTGCTCGACTCGAATGTCGGCACCGAGTTCGGTGTGGCGGGCTGGCGCGGGGTGCAGGGACGCACCTGGCCGGTCATCTGCGACCAGTTGCTCGGCCATTACGATGCGGTCCTCGGACGAGCGGGCAGCCTCTCGGTCCACCGTCGCACGGCCTGA
- a CDS encoding demethylmenaquinone methyltransferase, with the protein MTSTSVGRAGLDKKPADVAAMFDGVARRYDITNTVLSFGQDRGWRKATRRALALGPDDVVLDLAAGTAVSTEELAQSGAHCIAADFSLGMLKAGHRRPVPKVAADALTLPFADESFDAATISFGLRNVANVDTALAELQRVLKPHGRLVICEFSTPVFGPFRTLYMEYLMKALPPVATRVASNPEAYVYLAESIRAWPDQAGLAERIAAAGFGNVRWRNLTGGIAALHYATK; encoded by the coding sequence ATGACCTCGACCTCAGTGGGCCGCGCCGGCCTGGACAAGAAGCCGGCCGACGTCGCCGCCATGTTCGACGGCGTCGCGCGTCGCTACGACATCACCAACACGGTGCTCTCGTTCGGTCAGGATCGCGGTTGGCGGAAGGCCACTCGACGCGCGTTGGCGCTCGGACCGGACGACGTGGTGCTCGATCTGGCCGCCGGGACCGCGGTCTCGACCGAGGAACTCGCGCAGTCGGGTGCGCACTGCATCGCCGCCGACTTCTCGTTGGGGATGCTCAAGGCCGGACACCGGCGGCCGGTGCCGAAGGTCGCCGCCGACGCGTTGACGCTGCCCTTCGCCGACGAGAGCTTCGACGCCGCGACCATCTCCTTCGGTCTGCGCAACGTCGCGAACGTCGACACCGCACTCGCCGAACTGCAGCGGGTACTCAAACCGCATGGCCGACTGGTCATCTGCGAGTTCTCGACACCGGTGTTCGGACCGTTCCGCACGCTCTACATGGAGTACCTGATGAAGGCGCTGCCGCCGGTGGCCACACGCGTGGCCAGCAACCCCGAGGCGTACGTCTATCTCGCCGAGTCGATCCGGGCCTGGCCCGATCAGGCCGGTCTCGCCGAGCGCATCGCCGCCGCAGGATTCGGCAACGTCCGCTGGCGCAACCTCACCGGCGGTATCGCCGCGCTGCACTACGCCACCAAGTAG
- a CDS encoding geranylgeranyl reductase family protein produces the protein MTSDRSVPTHADVLVVGAGPGGSAAAAHAASAGREVVLLDDAVFPRDKTCGDGLTPRAVAEMDHLGLGEFLSTRPRIVGLSMRGWGASQEIRWPSGRFPEYGSAVARTELDDRIRHVALDRGAAMVQGTKAVGVEMRDGAVHSVVVEGAQGRSEIRVRQLIIADGVRSPLGRELGREWHRDTAYGVAARAYATSARADATWMGSDLELRDGAGELLPGYGWVFPLGAQSGLVNIGVGALATGKRPAHMALRPIVDHYNSSQRERWQITGGPMRVASALLPMGGAVSGVAGRNWMLIGDAAACVNPLNGEGIDYALETGRMAVERLDETDHTSAWPAVLTEHYGTAFSAARRLAGVLTFPQAVPVLGRPGIRSAALMSMVVRVMGNLITPEDGDLLARAWRVAGSASVRLDHRPPFV, from the coding sequence GTGACCTCCGACCGTTCTGTCCCCACCCACGCCGATGTGCTCGTCGTGGGCGCGGGTCCGGGCGGATCGGCCGCGGCCGCACACGCGGCGTCGGCTGGCCGCGAGGTGGTCCTGCTCGACGACGCGGTGTTCCCCCGCGACAAGACCTGCGGCGACGGTCTCACGCCGCGTGCGGTGGCCGAGATGGACCACCTCGGGCTGGGCGAGTTCCTCTCGACGCGTCCCCGGATCGTCGGGTTGTCCATGCGCGGATGGGGAGCTTCCCAGGAGATCCGTTGGCCCTCAGGCCGATTCCCGGAGTACGGCAGCGCGGTGGCACGCACCGAACTCGATGACCGCATCCGGCACGTCGCACTCGATCGCGGTGCCGCGATGGTTCAGGGCACCAAGGCGGTCGGTGTCGAGATGCGCGATGGCGCTGTGCATTCCGTGGTCGTCGAGGGTGCGCAGGGCCGTTCCGAGATCCGTGTGCGCCAACTGATCATCGCCGACGGGGTGCGTTCCCCCCTGGGGCGCGAACTGGGTCGGGAGTGGCACCGCGACACCGCCTACGGTGTGGCCGCCCGCGCGTATGCGACATCGGCTCGCGCCGACGCCACCTGGATGGGCTCAGACCTCGAACTGCGCGACGGCGCAGGCGAATTGCTTCCCGGATACGGCTGGGTGTTCCCGCTCGGCGCGCAGAGCGGCCTGGTCAACATCGGCGTGGGCGCGCTGGCCACCGGCAAGCGGCCGGCCCACATGGCTCTGCGCCCGATCGTCGATCACTACAACAGTTCTCAACGTGAGCGGTGGCAGATCACCGGCGGTCCGATGCGGGTCGCCTCGGCGCTGCTGCCCATGGGTGGCGCGGTCTCCGGGGTCGCCGGGCGCAACTGGATGCTCATCGGCGATGCCGCCGCGTGCGTGAACCCACTCAACGGCGAGGGCATCGACTACGCCCTGGAGACCGGGCGGATGGCCGTCGAACGGCTCGATGAGACCGATCACACGTCGGCGTGGCCTGCCGTTCTCACCGAGCACTACGGGACGGCGTTCTCCGCGGCCCGTCGACTGGCCGGGGTGCTGACGTTCCCGCAGGCGGTTCCGGTGCTCGGTCGCCCCGGGATCCGATCGGCAGCGTTGATGTCGATGGTCGTGCGGGTGATGGGCAACCTGATCACCCCGGAGGACGGCGATCTGCTCGCGCGCGCGTGGCGGGTGGCCGGATCGGCGTCGGTCCGTCTGGACCACCGCCCGCCATTCGTCTGA